One window of the Rufibacter radiotolerans genome contains the following:
- the fabF gene encoding beta-ketoacyl-ACP synthase II: MELKRVVVTGLGAITPLGITVSEYWNGLVNGVSGAAPITRFDASKFKTQFACEVKGYDPEQYFERKEARKMDLFTQFAVIAADQAVKDANLEDESLDKDRIGVIWGSGIGGLRTFQEECVNFANGDGTPRFNPFFIPKMIADISAGHISIKYGFRGPNFVTVSACASATNALIDSFNYIRLGMVDIVMSGGSEAAVTEAGVGGFNALKALSERNSSPETASRPFDNDRDGFVLGEGAAAIVLEEYEHAKARGAKIYAEIIGGGMSADAYHITAPHPEGLGALNVMKNALKDAGIKPEQVDYINVHGTSTPLGDVGEAKAIEAVFGDHAYNLNISSTKSMTGHLLGAAGAIEAVASILAIQNGIVPPTINHFTDDEQFNPKLNFTFNKAQKREVNIALSNTFGFGGHNTSVIFKKFSE, from the coding sequence ATGGAGCTTAAGAGAGTTGTCGTAACTGGCCTTGGTGCAATTACCCCCCTGGGGATAACTGTCTCTGAATACTGGAACGGCCTCGTGAACGGGGTGAGTGGGGCAGCGCCCATTACTCGCTTTGATGCATCAAAATTCAAAACCCAATTCGCCTGCGAAGTTAAAGGGTATGATCCGGAGCAATACTTTGAGCGTAAAGAGGCCCGCAAGATGGACCTCTTTACGCAATTTGCTGTTATTGCTGCCGACCAAGCAGTAAAAGACGCCAATCTGGAGGATGAGTCTCTGGACAAAGACCGCATTGGCGTGATCTGGGGTTCTGGCATTGGCGGTCTGCGCACCTTTCAGGAGGAATGCGTGAACTTTGCCAACGGCGACGGGACCCCCAGGTTCAATCCCTTCTTCATTCCCAAAATGATCGCCGACATTAGCGCCGGTCATATCTCTATCAAATACGGGTTCAGAGGCCCCAACTTTGTCACGGTGTCTGCGTGTGCTTCGGCTACTAACGCCCTTATTGACTCTTTCAACTATATCCGGTTGGGTATGGTAGACATTGTCATGAGCGGTGGTTCTGAGGCAGCCGTAACCGAGGCCGGAGTAGGTGGTTTCAATGCCCTGAAAGCCCTTTCTGAGCGCAACTCTTCTCCAGAGACCGCCTCCCGCCCGTTTGACAATGACCGTGACGGTTTTGTGTTAGGCGAAGGGGCCGCGGCCATTGTGCTGGAAGAGTACGAGCACGCCAAAGCCCGGGGTGCTAAAATCTACGCCGAGATCATTGGCGGCGGCATGTCTGCCGATGCGTACCACATCACCGCTCCTCACCCTGAAGGATTAGGTGCCTTGAATGTGATGAAAAACGCCTTGAAAGATGCCGGTATCAAACCAGAACAGGTAGACTACATCAACGTGCACGGTACTTCTACTCCATTAGGTGACGTAGGGGAGGCCAAAGCCATTGAGGCAGTTTTTGGTGACCACGCCTATAACCTGAACATTAGCTCTACCAAATCCATGACAGGCCACCTTTTAGGGGCAGCCGGCGCAATTGAGGCCGTAGCGTCTATCCTGGCTATCCAGAACGGTATTGTTCCGCCTACCATTAACCACTTTACAGATGATGAGCAGTTTAACCCTAAACTGAACTTCACCTTTAACAAAGCACAGAAGCGCGAGGTAAACATTGCCTTGAGCAACACCTTTGGGTTTGGCGGCCACAACACATCTGTGATTTTCAAAAAGTTCAGTGAGTAG
- the purD gene encoding phosphoribosylamine--glycine ligase, producing MNVLIIGAGGREHALAWKLGQSPYSEHIYVAPGNAGTAQVATNVDISITNFEELAKFATDFNIMMLVVGQEAALVEGIADYFAEKEYLQHILVVGPQRAGAQLEGSKDFSKQFLLKYGIPTARYQTFTTDTHDQALEYLQTHAYPVVLKADGLAAGKGVVIAKDYEEASFALTGMLKHHKFGSAGHKVVIEEFLQGIELSAFVLTDGQEYVLLPEAKDYKRIGEGDVGLNTGGMGAVSPVPFANEAFMQKVRERVIEPTLKGLQQEGIPYSGFLFIGLMNYNGDPFVIEYNVRLGDPETEAILPRIKSDLFELFKALHDHELGQYQIEVDPRSATTIFLVSGGYPEDYETGKVISGLEKALPEDTLCFHAGTKQSQDGTVVTDGGRVIAVTGLGVNMEEALKKANAAAAQIKWQGRYFRHDIGFDLKKAPASKF from the coding sequence ATGAATGTTCTGATTATTGGAGCGGGTGGCCGCGAGCACGCCCTGGCCTGGAAACTGGGCCAAAGCCCTTACAGCGAGCATATTTACGTGGCCCCCGGCAATGCCGGCACGGCCCAGGTAGCCACCAACGTAGATATCTCCATCACCAACTTTGAAGAGCTGGCCAAATTCGCGACCGATTTCAATATCATGATGCTGGTGGTAGGGCAGGAGGCCGCGCTGGTAGAAGGCATTGCGGACTACTTCGCGGAAAAGGAATACCTCCAGCACATCCTGGTAGTAGGCCCGCAACGCGCCGGCGCCCAGTTGGAAGGCAGCAAAGACTTCTCCAAGCAGTTCCTCCTCAAGTACGGCATCCCCACGGCCCGGTACCAGACCTTTACCACCGACACCCATGACCAGGCCCTGGAATACCTGCAGACCCATGCCTACCCGGTGGTGTTAAAGGCAGACGGCTTGGCCGCCGGAAAAGGCGTGGTCATTGCCAAAGATTATGAGGAGGCCAGCTTTGCCCTCACGGGTATGTTAAAGCATCATAAGTTTGGTTCGGCGGGCCACAAAGTGGTGATTGAGGAGTTCCTGCAAGGGATTGAGCTCTCAGCCTTTGTGTTGACCGATGGTCAGGAATACGTGCTGCTGCCAGAGGCCAAAGACTACAAGCGCATTGGCGAGGGAGACGTAGGGCTGAACACGGGCGGTATGGGCGCCGTCTCGCCGGTTCCGTTCGCCAATGAGGCCTTTATGCAGAAAGTGCGGGAACGCGTCATAGAACCCACCCTGAAGGGCTTGCAGCAGGAAGGCATTCCGTACAGCGGGTTCCTGTTCATTGGCCTTATGAATTACAACGGTGACCCCTTCGTGATTGAGTACAACGTACGCCTGGGAGACCCGGAGACCGAGGCGATTCTGCCCCGCATCAAATCAGATCTGTTTGAGCTGTTCAAGGCCTTGCATGACCATGAGCTGGGGCAATACCAAATAGAAGTAGACCCCCGTTCTGCCACCACCATCTTCCTGGTTTCCGGCGGGTACCCCGAGGACTATGAGACGGGGAAAGTAATCAGTGGCTTAGAAAAGGCTCTGCCCGAAGACACGCTTTGCTTCCATGCCGGCACCAAGCAGAGCCAGGACGGCACCGTGGTCACAGACGGTGGCCGCGTGATTGCCGTAACCGGACTGGGCGTGAACATGGAAGAGGCCCTCAAGAAAGCCAATGCCGCCGCGGCCCAGATCAAATGGCAAGGCCGCTACTTTAGGCATGACATAGGCTTTGACCTTAAAAAAGCGCCGGCCTCCAAGTTTTAA
- a CDS encoding BrxA/BrxB family bacilliredoxin — translation MYPEYMVAPIREDLTSVGFEQLMTPEEVEAVLNQKEGTVLVAVNSVCGCAAAKARPALKMAVASSDQKPAKLVTVFAGMEADAVAKAREFMLPYPPSSPSIALFKDGELVHMIERHHIEGNDLTRIVDNLQGAFQEYC, via the coding sequence ATGTATCCTGAATATATGGTAGCCCCAATCCGGGAAGACCTAACCTCTGTCGGCTTTGAGCAATTAATGACGCCTGAAGAAGTAGAGGCCGTATTAAACCAGAAAGAAGGCACCGTTTTGGTGGCCGTAAACTCTGTGTGCGGTTGTGCTGCCGCAAAAGCCCGCCCCGCCCTTAAAATGGCCGTGGCCAGCAGCGACCAAAAACCCGCTAAACTGGTAACCGTATTTGCCGGCATGGAAGCCGATGCCGTAGCGAAAGCCCGCGAATTCATGTTGCCTTACCCTCCATCCTCTCCTTCTATTGCTTTGTTCAAAGACGGTGAACTGGTGCACATGATTGAGCGCCACCATATTGAAGGCAACGACCTTACCCGCATTGTAGACAACCTGCAAGGCGCTTTCCAGGAGTACTGCTAA
- a CDS encoding IPExxxVDY family protein produces the protein MKSFRLDIEHDFDFDLYGVVSSSKEHTLAWALNQCFRIRLVKQSDLCIDFLNKGRLVISNYLHRAEHGSLRLLRNRSVGTSTLASPFLVPDIKEYDYVIQITGGLTHLQQELLQTLNAVPLVQYVRSFDPHCLRFKENLLF, from the coding sequence ATGAAATCTTTCCGTCTAGACATAGAACATGATTTTGATTTCGATCTTTATGGAGTGGTTTCATCCAGCAAAGAACACACCTTGGCTTGGGCTTTGAACCAGTGTTTTAGGATAAGACTGGTAAAACAATCAGACCTGTGTATTGATTTTCTGAACAAGGGCCGCTTGGTGATCTCCAATTACCTGCACCGCGCCGAACACGGCTCCCTGCGCCTGCTGCGCAACCGGTCTGTAGGCACCAGTACCCTGGCCTCCCCTTTTCTGGTACCGGATATTAAAGAGTATGACTATGTCATTCAAATAACTGGCGGGCTTACCCATTTACAGCAAGAGCTCCTCCAGACCTTAAATGCCGTACCGCTGGTGCAGTACGTGCGCTCCTTTGACCCACATTGTTTACGTTTTAAAGAAAACCTGCTTTTTTAG
- a CDS encoding acyl carrier protein, with protein MSEIAEKVRAIIIDKLGVEESEVTPEASFTNDLGADSLDTVELIMEFEKEFNVSIPDDQAENIATVGQAISYLEEHAK; from the coding sequence ATGTCAGAAATCGCAGAAAAAGTAAGAGCTATCATTATTGACAAATTAGGCGTTGAAGAATCTGAGGTAACGCCTGAGGCTAGCTTTACAAACGACCTGGGTGCCGACTCTCTTGATACCGTAGAATTGATCATGGAATTTGAAAAAGAATTCAATGTATCTATTCCAGACGATCAAGCTGAGAATATTGCAACGGTAGGCCAAGCGATCAGCTACCTGGAAGAGCACGCAAAATAA
- the rpsT gene encoding 30S ribosomal protein S20 — MANHKSALKRIRSNNAKRLLNRYQAKTTRTFVKRLRNTTDKAEAQELFKTVSGMLDKLAKKNVIHKNKAANNKSKLAKFVNSLAA, encoded by the coding sequence ATGGCTAACCATAAGTCAGCATTAAAGAGAATCAGATCTAACAACGCGAAACGCTTGCTGAATCGCTATCAGGCGAAAACTACCCGTACCTTTGTAAAGCGTTTAAGAAACACAACCGACAAAGCTGAGGCGCAGGAGCTGTTCAAGACGGTATCTGGTATGCTGGACAAGCTAGCCAAGAAGAATGTGATCCACAAAAACAAAGCGGCCAACAACAAGTCTAAACTGGCTAAATTTGTAAATAGCTTAGCTGCCTAG
- the rnc gene encoding ribonuclease III, translating to MAPDNLHLYQLAFTHTSFVRQNLKGNQETNERLEFLGDAILGAVIAEYLFKKYPYKDEGFLTEIRSRMVNRESLNSLAVKVGLNSLIKVDNISGVTRHKFINGNALEALVGAVYLDKGYKDTKDFILKKLVKPHFDLHQLTTTTSNFKSKLIEWAQGQNRSIRFEIVGQKQSGSTTEFTAAVVVDDDIIASGSGLSKKKAEQAAAEKSMEVLKAAGTQLP from the coding sequence ATGGCACCTGACAACCTGCACCTGTACCAATTGGCGTTCACGCACACTTCCTTTGTGCGCCAGAACCTGAAAGGGAACCAGGAAACCAATGAGCGCCTGGAATTTCTGGGAGATGCCATTCTGGGCGCAGTCATTGCCGAATATCTTTTCAAGAAGTACCCTTACAAAGACGAAGGTTTCCTGACGGAGATAAGGTCCCGCATGGTGAACCGCGAGTCTCTGAATAGCCTGGCCGTAAAGGTTGGGCTTAATTCGTTGATCAAGGTTGACAATATCTCTGGCGTGACCCGCCACAAGTTCATCAATGGCAACGCCCTGGAGGCCCTGGTAGGCGCCGTCTACCTGGACAAAGGCTACAAAGACACCAAAGACTTCATCCTGAAGAAACTGGTGAAGCCGCACTTTGACCTGCACCAGCTTACCACCACCACCAGCAATTTCAAGAGCAAGCTCATAGAGTGGGCGCAAGGCCAGAACCGTAGCATTAGGTTTGAGATTGTGGGGCAGAAGCAGTCTGGCAGCACCACAGAGTTTACCGCCGCCGTGGTGGTAGATGATGACATCATCGCCTCTGGCAGCGGCCTCTCCAAAAAGAAGGCCGAGCAAGCCGCCGCCGAGAAAAGCATGGAAGTGCTGAAGGCCGCCGGCACCCAACTCCCGTAA
- a CDS encoding acetyl-CoA hydrolase/transferase family protein, giving the protein MTPPPGPDYTTAEEAVKLIKSGDRVFVHGAAMTPLRLINAFSARGEELRDVEVMHVHTEGPAPYTYPEHAGHFKTNACFVGSNIREAINAGTADYIPIFLSEISFLFRRNILPLDVALVQVSPPDKHGYCTLGASVDVALSAVETAKMVIAQVNPHVPRTHGDGVVHISKFQAKVWVEDPLVGHCSKAPGQLEAQIGKLVAELVEDGATLQMGIGGIPDAVLAQLGNHQHLGIHTEMFSDGIIPLVEKGVITGGKKKILKNKIVSCFVNGSQKVFDFLNDNPMVVMKEAVFTNDTAIIRQNPKVTAINSAIEVDLTGQVCADSIGTYQFSGVGGQMDFMRGAALSEGGKPIIALPSITSNGTSKIVNMLQAGASVTTTRAHVRYIVTEFGIADLYGKNLRQRAKELIRIAHPTHQAELERKAFERFKIF; this is encoded by the coding sequence ATGACACCGCCTCCTGGTCCTGACTATACTACTGCCGAGGAAGCAGTTAAATTGATAAAATCTGGTGACCGTGTCTTTGTCCACGGGGCCGCCATGACCCCGCTCCGGCTCATAAACGCGTTCTCCGCGCGCGGCGAAGAACTCCGGGACGTGGAGGTCATGCATGTGCATACAGAGGGCCCCGCGCCTTATACCTATCCAGAGCACGCGGGTCATTTCAAGACCAACGCCTGCTTTGTAGGCAGTAACATCCGCGAAGCGATCAACGCCGGCACGGCAGACTATATCCCTATTTTCCTGAGTGAGATTTCCTTCCTGTTTCGGCGCAACATTCTGCCTCTGGACGTGGCCCTGGTGCAGGTATCTCCGCCAGATAAGCACGGCTATTGCACTTTGGGGGCGTCAGTAGACGTGGCCTTGTCGGCGGTAGAGACAGCTAAGATGGTGATTGCCCAGGTAAACCCGCACGTACCTCGTACCCACGGCGATGGGGTGGTGCACATAAGTAAGTTCCAGGCGAAGGTTTGGGTGGAAGACCCGCTGGTGGGCCATTGCAGCAAGGCGCCAGGCCAGTTAGAGGCGCAGATAGGCAAACTGGTGGCCGAACTGGTAGAAGATGGGGCCACGCTCCAGATGGGCATTGGCGGAATACCAGATGCCGTGCTGGCGCAGTTGGGCAACCACCAACACCTGGGCATCCATACCGAGATGTTCTCAGACGGCATTATCCCGCTAGTGGAGAAAGGCGTCATTACCGGGGGTAAAAAGAAAATCCTGAAAAATAAGATTGTCTCCTGCTTTGTGAACGGCTCACAGAAAGTGTTTGATTTCTTGAATGACAACCCCATGGTAGTCATGAAGGAGGCCGTTTTCACCAATGACACCGCCATTATCAGGCAGAACCCCAAGGTAACAGCCATCAACAGCGCCATTGAAGTAGACCTCACCGGCCAGGTCTGCGCCGACAGCATTGGAACCTACCAATTCTCCGGGGTGGGCGGCCAGATGGATTTCATGCGCGGGGCCGCCCTTTCTGAAGGTGGCAAGCCGATCATTGCCTTGCCCTCTATCACAAGTAACGGCACCTCTAAGATTGTGAACATGCTCCAGGCGGGCGCCAGCGTAACCACCACCCGGGCGCACGTGCGCTACATAGTCACAGAGTTCGGCATAGCTGACCTGTACGGCAAGAACCTAAGGCAGCGGGCCAAAGAACTGATCCGCATTGCGCACCCCACCCACCAGGCCGAACTGGAGCGGAAGGCCTTTGAGCGGTTTAAGATTTTTTAA
- the pyk gene encoding pyruvate kinase — protein MAIHFNKTKIIATVGPASNTPERLRALIQEGVDVFRLNFSHGTHPEHLKVIEHVRAINAEEGFNICLVQDLQGPKIRLNDIENGAVEIVAGQQVTIVCDKSVGTSTRLSTSYLRLAHDVRPGDAILIDDGKLELTVISTDGDKEVLTEVVYGGVVKPRKGINLPDTVVTAPSLTEKDIQDLHFGLDNDVEWVALSFVRKVEDIHEIKRIIAERGKDTRVIAKVEKPEAIRNIDSIIEATDAVMVARGDLGVEIGMEEVPMLQKMIVEKCQAVGKPVIIATQMMESMITNPRPTRAETNDIANAVMDGADTLMLSAETAAGAYPIETIRSMNRTIQSVESQAEVFHRNFVYNPEGDTFMNDTVVASAVGLARDTDARALIGLTKSGYTAFQLAKHRPKSHIFIFTDNRALLTTLNLVWGIRGFYYDRFVSTDDTISDLKEILLREGHLEKGDVFINIGSMPVMEKKRANMIKLSIVH, from the coding sequence ATGGCTATCCATTTCAACAAAACCAAGATTATTGCCACCGTTGGCCCCGCCAGCAACACCCCTGAACGCCTTCGCGCCCTCATTCAGGAAGGGGTAGATGTTTTCCGCCTTAACTTTTCTCACGGCACCCACCCAGAACACCTTAAAGTAATTGAGCACGTACGCGCTATCAATGCCGAAGAAGGTTTCAATATTTGCCTGGTGCAGGATTTGCAGGGCCCAAAGATCCGTCTGAATGATATAGAGAACGGCGCCGTTGAGATTGTAGCCGGCCAGCAAGTAACTATTGTCTGCGACAAATCTGTAGGCACCTCTACCCGCCTTTCTACCAGCTACCTGCGCCTGGCGCATGACGTGCGCCCCGGTGACGCCATTCTGATTGACGATGGCAAGCTGGAACTGACGGTGATCAGCACCGACGGCGACAAGGAAGTTTTGACTGAGGTGGTATACGGCGGCGTGGTGAAACCCCGCAAAGGTATTAACCTGCCAGACACCGTGGTGACGGCCCCGTCCCTTACCGAGAAAGATATCCAGGACCTGCACTTCGGGTTGGACAATGACGTGGAGTGGGTGGCGCTTTCCTTTGTACGCAAGGTGGAAGACATCCATGAGATCAAGCGTATTATTGCCGAGCGCGGCAAAGACACCCGTGTGATTGCCAAGGTGGAGAAGCCAGAGGCTATCCGCAACATTGACTCCATCATTGAAGCCACAGACGCCGTCATGGTGGCCCGTGGTGACCTTGGGGTGGAGATAGGTATGGAAGAAGTGCCTATGCTCCAGAAGATGATTGTGGAGAAATGTCAGGCCGTTGGTAAGCCCGTGATTATTGCTACCCAGATGATGGAAAGCATGATCACTAACCCACGCCCCACCCGTGCCGAGACCAACGATATTGCCAACGCCGTTATGGATGGGGCCGATACGTTGATGCTGAGCGCGGAGACCGCCGCCGGTGCCTACCCTATTGAGACTATCCGGAGCATGAACCGCACTATTCAGTCTGTAGAGTCACAGGCCGAAGTGTTCCACCGTAATTTTGTCTACAACCCAGAGGGAGACACTTTCATGAATGACACCGTGGTGGCCAGCGCCGTAGGCCTTGCCCGCGACACCGATGCCCGCGCCCTTATTGGCTTGACCAAGTCTGGTTACACCGCTTTCCAGCTGGCCAAGCACCGCCCGAAATCGCATATCTTCATTTTCACAGACAACCGCGCGCTGCTCACTACCCTTAATCTGGTTTGGGGCATCAGAGGGTTCTACTATGACCGCTTTGTGTCTACAGATGATACCATCTCTGACCTGAAGGAGATCTTGCTGCGTGAAGGCCACCTGGAAAAAGGCGACGTGTTCATCAACATTGGTTCTATGCCAGTAATGGAGAAAAAACGCGCCAACATGATCAAGTTGAGCATTGTGCACTAG